One Melitaea cinxia chromosome 20, ilMelCinx1.1, whole genome shotgun sequence DNA segment encodes these proteins:
- the LOC123663317 gene encoding TBC1 domain family member 22B, which produces MESDQAEHDKNGLVADTFWKTPQRAVPGRPCQRVERGEVMSGSSYQQFQASVNDAWDLGDDDIISGIAETKISKAISQTAALNVINSHRNSTKNVNKNDVKVDSESVTVKPREEALAVRKNEVRKIGSAPGNSGLMRHYPGRPRPVRLSALTSREESSESKLERFQQVLESSVLDLNELKQLSWSGIPTKARAVTWRLLAGYLPANAERRAETLERKRADYKHLVRQYYDAEREEDTYRQIHIDIPRMSPLVALFQQITVQVMFERILYIWAIRHPASGYVQGINDLVTPFFMVFLQEAAPGKELDNFPLDSLTEQQRDIIEADSFWCLSKFLDSIQDNYIFAQLGIQYKVNQLKELIRRIDLPLHEHLQKHGVDYLQFSFRWMNNLLTREIPLPCTIRLWDTYLAESDGFAIFQLYVCAAFLLHWRERLILEKDFQGLMILLQNVPTQNWTDSNISVLVAEAYRLKFAFADAPNHLHNAGKSDR; this is translated from the exons ATGGAAAGCGACCAAGCCGAACATGACAAGAACGGATTGGTGGCCGACACGTTCTGGAAGACTCCGCAGCGAGCGGTTCCGGGCAGACCGTGTCAGAGGGTCGAGCGAGGCGAGGTTATGTCGGGGTCATCGTATCAGCAATTCCAGGCGTCCGTGAACGACGCCTGGGACCTGGGGGACGACGACATCATCTCCGGCATAGCGGAGACGAAGATATCAAAGGCCATATCGCAGACAGCAgctttaaatgttattaattcaCATCGCAATAGTACTAAGAACGTAAACAAAAATGACGTCAAAGTCGATAGTGAGAGTGTTACAGTTAAACCTAGGGAGGAGGCGTTGGCTGTGAGAAAGAATGAAGTACGTAAAATCGGTAGTGCTCCCGGGAATTCGGGTCTTATGCGTCACTATCCGGGCCGACCGCGTCCTGTGAGACTGTCGGCGCTCACCTCCCGGGAAGAGAGTAGTGAATCCAAACTCGAGAGGTTTCAGCAAGTTCTCGAGAGTTCCGTTTTGGACTTGAACGAGTTGAAGCAGCTCAGCTGGTCTGGAATACCAACTAAG GCCAGAGCAGTAACGTGGCGACTATTGGCGGGCTATCTGCCAGCCAACGCGGAGAGAAGAGCGGAGACCCTGGAAAGAAAGAGAGCAGATTACAAGCATCTGGTGCGACAGTACTACGATGCAGAACGAGAGGAAGACACATACAGACAGATACACATCGATATACCGAGAATGAGCCCACTCGTGGCTTTGTTCCAACAAATAACCGTACAG GTTATGTTCGAACGCATCCTATATATATGGGCAATACGGCACCCGGCGTCCGGCTACGTCCAGGGCATCAATGACCTGGTGACTCCATTCTTCATGGTGTTCCTCCAAGAAGCGGCTCCGGGTAAGGAGCTGGATAATTTCCCACTGGACAGTTTGACTGAACAGCAACGGGACATCATCGAAGCGGATTCCTTTTGGTGTCTCTCAAAGTTCCTCGATAGCATTCAGGATAATTACATATTTGCACAGCTCGGAATACAATATaag GTGAATCAGCTCAAAGAACTAATAAGACGAATCGACCTACCACTACACGAACACTTACAAAAGCACGGAGTCGACTACCTCCAGTTCTCATTCCGATGGATGAATAACCTACTAACAAGAGAGATACCCCTGCCCTGCACCATACGCTTGTGGGACACCTACCTAGCAGAATCGGACGGATTCGCGATCTTCCAACTGTATGTATGCGCTGCATTCCTACTCCACTGGAGGGAGAGATTGATATTAGAAAAGGACTTCCAAGGCCTCATGATATTGCTCCAAAACGTTCCGACGCAGAACTGGACAGATTCGAACATAAGTGTGTTAGTCGCTGAAGCGTACAGGTTGAAATTCGCGTTCGCGGACGCTCCGAACCACTTGCACAACGCGGGCAAGTCGGACAGATGA